In Desulfosudis oleivorans Hxd3, the DNA window GGGCGTGAAACAGCGGGTCCGCAAGGTAGGCAATGCCTGAAAACACTCCCCACCCCACGATGAACATGGAAAGGTTGACCCGTAGGATGAGGGCCAGCAGCACCACCAGGAGGTTGTGCAGGGAAAGAAGTGGTGTGAAACCGATGATCATGGCAAGGCAGATCCCCAGGCTGATCTGGCCCGGTTCGGTTTCCGAATTCAGTGCCTTCAAAAGCTTGGCAAGCAGTCTGATCATTTCCGCTATCCTCCGGCGTTGGTTGTGGGGGATGAAAAACAGAGAAACCGGCGTTTGGGGCCGCAATATCTACCCCGTAAGCCTGATACCAGCCATAACAAAAACCGCTGAACCTGTCAATCGCTGACCGATAACCGGTTTATATGAAAAGGGATATCCAGACAGTTGCTGGCGCTGAATTTTATAATAAATCCTGTTGACTATTGGCCGGTAATCCACTATAGCAGGGGGCAGATAAAAGGATGGCGGCAGGGTAAAAAGCCCTTAACCCGATAGATCGCCCGGCAACGGGTGAATGCGGGGTTGAGGGTTTTTTAGAATCTCTCCATCCAAACCCTGATAAACGGACGGTCTTTTGTGGCACCGCGCCGGGTTTTCGACTACAGGCAGAACAAGACATGGACGGAAAACCTCCATGTGGTGATGCAGATCGGTCTGACCATGGCGGGGAGCATCGTCTTCTGCCTGTTTGTGGGCCTTTACCTGGACCGCTGGCTGG includes these proteins:
- a CDS encoding AtpZ/AtpI family protein, which codes for MAPRRVFDYRQNKTWTENLHVVMQIGLTMAGSIVFCLFVGLYLDRWLGTKGIFTTIFIVLGIIGGGIVVYRQIMELAEPMKPPGRSDHHGNGTD